A region of Planococcus sp. MSAK28401 DNA encodes the following proteins:
- a CDS encoding YhfH family protein produces MKNMQTYETRTHKECRECGCEIKERRESIIYECERCIANKDE; encoded by the coding sequence ATGAAAAACATGCAAACTTATGAGACGCGTACACACAAAGAATGCCGGGAATGCGGTTGTGAAATCAAGGAACGCCGCGAATCGATCATCTACGAATGCGAACGCTGCATCGCTAATAAAGACGAATAG
- a CDS encoding HAD family hydrolase, translated as MRVAIFDFDGTLYAKETFQLMMNHLKNHPIHSRRYRKFYRAIMPPYIGHKLKIYPEAKMRARSVQAYLAALETFSKQELEEYFGEIADLMQNDFNQEVVERLKQHVSNEDYCMLVSGAFTPLLHAVTKELPIEKIIGTEVPYEADILAHRTPVIHIQGPLKTEKILEALGNETIDWKNSYAYGDSLSDVPVLELVGNPVAVRPEARLRTLASERNWEII; from the coding sequence ATGCGCGTCGCCATATTCGATTTTGATGGCACTTTGTATGCAAAAGAAACATTTCAATTGATGATGAACCATCTAAAGAACCACCCGATCCATAGCCGCAGATACCGCAAGTTTTACCGTGCCATCATGCCTCCCTATATCGGCCATAAACTGAAGATTTATCCGGAAGCGAAAATGCGTGCACGTTCCGTCCAGGCTTATCTCGCAGCACTCGAAACCTTTTCAAAACAAGAGCTCGAAGAATACTTCGGTGAAATCGCAGATCTCATGCAGAATGATTTCAACCAGGAAGTCGTCGAACGCCTAAAGCAACACGTCTCCAACGAAGACTATTGCATGCTCGTATCCGGCGCATTCACGCCACTTTTGCATGCTGTAACGAAAGAACTGCCGATCGAGAAAATCATCGGCACGGAAGTCCCCTACGAAGCGGATATTCTCGCCCATCGGACACCTGTCATCCATATCCAAGGGCCACTCAAAACCGAAAAGATCCTAGAAGCACTCGGAAATGAGACAATCGATTGGAAAAACAGCTATGCTTACGGCGACAGCCTGTCAGACGTGCCTGTCCTTGAGCTTGTCGGCAATCCGGTCGCTGTTCGCCCCGAAGCCCGCCTCCGTACACTCGCCTCTGAACGCAACTGGGAAATTATCTAA
- a CDS encoding ABC transporter permease has product MKAVFLLQWRRFYRKPLLVLAMFGLTVIFVSVTAAGGQSGPQMIPVYADESMNELQAQTWLERLNGEDEFQFELMPESEARSYVAEGDVSQAVNLLEADYRLLVGRGDPARFALDSFLRRIYSEELRLENAEQTTPGIRGEMESSLSEPALALTVESLQGEEDSFQYNGQLQLLFGMTLFFVIYTIMFSLVRIVDEKRTGTWSRMIISPVRKWQMYLGHLGYSFLIGFSQITLIFLLFRFAFGFELGDRFWLLIAIAACYTFSIVALGLLIISLITKPQQLGAVIPIVATGMAMVGGAFWPIELVTNEILLAVSKALPITYGLQALTSVAVYGNGLQAVAMPLLLLLGFGSICMAIAIRLMEWRSAS; this is encoded by the coding sequence ATGAAAGCTGTGTTCTTACTGCAATGGCGCCGTTTTTACCGAAAACCCCTGCTCGTTTTGGCGATGTTTGGGCTGACCGTCATTTTCGTCTCCGTCACAGCGGCAGGCGGGCAAAGCGGGCCGCAAATGATACCTGTCTATGCAGATGAATCGATGAATGAGCTGCAAGCGCAAACTTGGCTCGAGCGCTTGAACGGCGAAGATGAATTCCAGTTTGAATTAATGCCCGAATCCGAAGCCCGTTCGTATGTAGCGGAAGGAGACGTCTCGCAAGCCGTCAATTTACTTGAAGCCGATTACCGTTTGCTTGTCGGCAGGGGAGATCCGGCACGGTTTGCCCTGGATTCATTTCTGCGACGCATCTATTCAGAAGAATTGCGTCTCGAAAATGCGGAGCAAACAACGCCAGGAATCAGGGGAGAGATGGAATCTTCTTTGTCCGAGCCGGCGCTGGCGCTAACGGTCGAATCACTGCAAGGTGAGGAAGACAGTTTTCAATACAACGGGCAACTCCAGCTATTGTTCGGCATGACTTTATTCTTTGTCATCTATACAATCATGTTCAGCCTGGTACGCATCGTGGATGAAAAAAGGACGGGGACATGGAGCCGGATGATCATTTCGCCAGTCCGCAAATGGCAGATGTACCTTGGCCATCTGGGCTATAGTTTTTTGATCGGTTTTTCCCAGATCACCCTTATTTTCCTGCTGTTCCGCTTTGCGTTCGGTTTTGAGCTGGGAGACCGATTCTGGTTATTGATCGCCATTGCGGCGTGCTATACATTTTCCATCGTCGCACTTGGGTTGTTGATCATCTCGCTCATCACCAAACCGCAGCAACTCGGGGCCGTTATTCCGATTGTCGCCACGGGGATGGCGATGGTGGGCGGTGCGTTCTGGCCGATTGAGCTGGTGACCAATGAAATCCTGCTCGCGGTATCGAAAGCATTGCCCATCACATACGGATTGCAGGCGTTAACGAGTGTCGCCGTCTACGGAAACGGCCTGCAGGCAGTCGCGATGCCGCTATTGCTGCTGCTTGGTTTCGGCAGCATCTGCATGGCGATTGCCATTCGTTTGATGGAATGGCGAAGTGCTTCATAA
- a CDS encoding ABC transporter permease, with protein sequence MGAFLIKDMMLLLRDRSELLILLAMPFLLIAILGFSLRGIFSGDLEALEMDIALVSEEDEAQEVASLQSDIEEMGLPPGETQALKQAAESASPQTMLISLLEDENLSELITVERMGQAQAQESLDEETVDAVITLPQGFTQNSLRNMLFGESKSGELELLVADLSSPQTEVLESILDEFVRTVNFEASISRLSGQESSVEVSGGIETITAREPITSFQYYTIGMAVMFVLFVGSTIARQANLEQKQMVFDRIRLSNRPPLLYLSSKAIAAAAIVTVQLTLLFGLSALLFQTFAADSWAFWSGIAIISIVLALAVGGLAALMVAITLRLESDAVPAIFSGGVISLMAFVGGSFMPLDGMPEMLRAIGNWTPNGAALSAYFSWLLEPEIDQLTGPLIRIAAVAVIFLLLALAIFPRKGGAA encoded by the coding sequence ATGGGCGCTTTTTTAATAAAAGACATGATGTTATTGCTCCGTGACCGCTCCGAATTATTAATACTGTTGGCGATGCCTTTTTTGCTTATTGCAATTCTTGGATTTTCATTGCGCGGCATTTTTTCAGGGGACCTGGAAGCATTGGAAATGGACATCGCACTTGTTTCAGAAGAGGATGAAGCACAGGAAGTGGCGTCGCTTCAAAGTGACATCGAGGAAATGGGGCTGCCGCCTGGAGAAACACAAGCGTTGAAACAGGCGGCTGAATCGGCCAGTCCGCAAACGATGCTCATCTCGCTGCTGGAAGATGAGAATTTGAGTGAGTTGATAACGGTCGAACGGATGGGCCAGGCGCAGGCGCAAGAAAGCCTGGATGAAGAAACGGTAGATGCCGTCATTACCTTGCCGCAAGGTTTTACGCAAAATTCTTTGAGAAATATGCTATTCGGTGAAAGCAAAAGCGGCGAACTGGAATTGCTGGTAGCGGATTTATCTTCACCGCAAACGGAAGTACTCGAGTCCATCCTCGACGAATTTGTGCGCACCGTAAATTTTGAAGCGTCGATTTCCAGGCTGTCGGGACAGGAGTCGTCAGTGGAAGTATCCGGCGGCATCGAAACGATCACCGCACGTGAGCCGATCACTTCGTTCCAATATTATACAATCGGCATGGCCGTTATGTTCGTACTGTTTGTCGGGTCGACCATTGCCAGACAGGCGAATCTGGAGCAAAAGCAGATGGTCTTCGATCGCATTCGTTTGTCGAACCGCCCACCGCTGTTGTATTTGAGCAGCAAGGCCATCGCTGCAGCGGCAATTGTCACCGTGCAGCTTACTTTATTGTTCGGTTTATCGGCGCTATTGTTCCAGACTTTTGCAGCCGATTCCTGGGCTTTTTGGTCGGGGATCGCCATCATTTCCATCGTACTGGCATTAGCGGTCGGCGGTCTTGCTGCTTTGATGGTCGCTATAACCTTGAGACTTGAAAGCGATGCCGTGCCGGCGATTTTCTCCGGCGGCGTCATTTCCCTAATGGCGTTTGTCGGCGGCAGTTTTATGCCGCTTGACGGCATGCCGGAAATGCTTCGGGCGATCGGCAATTGGACTCCGAATGGAGCGGCGCTGTCTGCCTATTTTTCCTGGCTGCTGGAACCTGAGATCGACCAACTGACAGGTCCACTCATTCGAATTGCAGCCGTGGCAGTAATATTTTTGCTATTGGCACTCGCCATATTTCCGAGAAAGGGGGGAGCGGCATGA
- a CDS encoding ABC transporter ATP-binding protein, with the protein MLETDQLTKKFKDTIAVDDVSLVLRQGESVGLLGPNGAGKSTAIAMISTLMKPSSGDVRLNGKSVLKKPGEMRRVLGVVPQKIALYEELSAYENLKFFGRLYGLSGKKLEQRIDYVLELVGLADRKKELVKNYSGGMQRRVNLAAAMMHEPEVLIMDEPTVGIDPQSRNHLLETIRKLNQDEGMTVLYTSHYMEEVEKLCDRVYIMDHGKVIAEGTKEELKAILSDQETVLIEFDQHYPELFTKLSEIEGVQHATAEEHSLKLIIPKGTRLLGALFHEAERYGAQVVNVNVQTPTLEDVFLRLTGRKLRD; encoded by the coding sequence ATGCTTGAGACGGATCAGCTGACAAAAAAGTTTAAAGATACCATTGCGGTCGATGACGTGAGTTTGGTGCTTAGGCAAGGGGAATCGGTTGGGCTATTGGGGCCGAACGGGGCTGGCAAGTCCACAGCGATTGCCATGATTTCCACGTTGATGAAGCCGAGCTCGGGAGATGTCAGGCTTAATGGCAAGAGTGTATTGAAAAAGCCTGGTGAAATGCGCCGTGTGCTTGGCGTCGTGCCGCAAAAAATCGCCTTATACGAAGAATTGAGCGCTTATGAGAACTTGAAATTCTTCGGCCGTCTTTACGGATTGTCGGGGAAAAAGCTCGAACAGCGCATCGATTATGTGCTCGAGCTCGTCGGTTTGGCAGACCGGAAAAAAGAACTGGTTAAAAATTATTCGGGAGGCATGCAGCGCAGAGTCAATCTGGCAGCAGCAATGATGCACGAACCGGAAGTGCTCATCATGGACGAACCGACCGTCGGCATCGATCCGCAATCGCGCAACCACCTGTTAGAGACGATCCGCAAGCTCAACCAGGACGAAGGAATGACGGTTCTGTATACAAGCCATTATATGGAAGAAGTAGAAAAGCTCTGTGACCGTGTTTACATCATGGACCACGGAAAAGTCATCGCGGAAGGGACGAAAGAAGAGCTCAAAGCGATTTTGTCAGATCAGGAAACAGTACTGATCGAATTCGACCAACATTATCCGGAACTCTTTACAAAACTCAGTGAAATAGAAGGAGTCCAGCACGCGACAGCCGAGGAGCATAGCTTGAAGTTGATCATCCCGAAAGGAACAAGGTTGCTTGGGGCTTTGTTTCATGAAGCAGAACGCTACGGAGCCCAAGTGGTCAACGTCAATGTCCAGACGCCGACGCTTGAAGATGTATTCCTGCGGCTGACCGGGCGCAAATTACGGGACTGA
- the pcp gene encoding pyroglutamyl-peptidase I has translation MKTLLLTGFEPFLEYTVNPTMRIAEKLDGEQMGGYRIISRILPVDFNHSGELILKWIEELKPDAVVSLGLAAGRYKITPERVALNVKDGDADNEGYQPVDEPISAQGPAAYLSTLPVRSMTQALLQAGLPAEISNTAGAYLCNNIMYEGLHCAATNKPEMLSGFIHIPADHQLAIEHGKLPSWSHEDLLRGVQICLETLSNDVEEGK, from the coding sequence ATGAAAACTTTGCTTTTGACAGGATTCGAACCTTTCTTGGAATACACGGTCAACCCGACGATGAGAATTGCGGAGAAATTGGACGGCGAACAGATGGGCGGATACCGCATCATCAGCCGCATCTTGCCGGTCGATTTTAACCATTCAGGCGAATTGATATTGAAATGGATCGAAGAGTTGAAGCCTGATGCGGTCGTATCTTTAGGGCTCGCAGCTGGCCGCTACAAGATTACGCCTGAGCGTGTCGCACTTAATGTCAAAGACGGCGATGCGGATAATGAAGGCTACCAGCCGGTCGACGAACCGATTTCCGCACAAGGGCCCGCCGCTTACCTATCAACTTTGCCGGTGCGCAGTATGACACAAGCTCTGCTTCAGGCAGGGTTGCCGGCGGAGATCTCCAATACAGCCGGTGCATATCTATGCAATAATATTATGTATGAAGGGCTTCATTGCGCAGCCACGAACAAGCCGGAAATGCTGTCGGGCTTTATCCATATCCCGGCGGACCACCAATTGGCAATTGAACACGGAAAGCTCCCGAGCTGGTCCCATGAAGACTTATTGCGCGGTGTGCAGATTTGTTTGGAAACGCTGAGTAACGATGTGGAAGAAGGGAAATAG
- a CDS encoding ABC transporter substrate-binding protein: MKKSYLLAGGVSALLLTACGQEDSATGAAEQKEVLEMGTSAEFAPFESRNPQGDIVGFDIDLANYIADELGVELKITDMKFDGLIGALQNDRVDLVLAGMSATDARKENVDFSTEYNHSGEMFVSQKDSGLETLEDLEGLTVGVQLGTIQEEGAKSIIEDEAIDFELKALDDSGALIQEILSSRIDAAYMDKQVALGYIEAQGLDAFDDPTTASPGMAVAFPKGSELVDEVNTVLAEMEESGKLDELKDKWLTDEQ, from the coding sequence ATGAAGAAATCATATTTACTTGCAGGCGGCGTTTCTGCACTGCTATTGACAGCTTGCGGCCAAGAAGACTCAGCGACTGGAGCTGCCGAGCAAAAAGAAGTACTGGAAATGGGCACATCCGCTGAGTTCGCGCCATTTGAATCACGCAACCCACAAGGCGACATCGTCGGTTTTGATATCGACCTTGCCAATTATATCGCAGATGAACTCGGCGTTGAACTGAAAATCACTGATATGAAATTCGACGGCTTGATCGGCGCTTTGCAAAATGACCGTGTCGACCTGGTTTTGGCCGGCATGTCCGCGACGGATGCCCGTAAGGAAAACGTCGACTTCTCCACGGAATACAACCATTCTGGTGAAATGTTCGTCTCCCAAAAAGACTCTGGCCTCGAGACACTTGAAGATCTGGAAGGATTGACGGTGGGTGTCCAACTCGGAACGATCCAGGAAGAAGGCGCGAAGAGCATCATCGAGGATGAAGCGATCGATTTCGAACTGAAGGCACTCGACGATTCCGGCGCGTTGATCCAGGAGATTCTTTCCAGCCGCATTGATGCCGCATATATGGATAAGCAAGTTGCGCTCGGCTATATCGAAGCACAAGGGCTCGATGCATTTGACGACCCGACGACTGCTTCTCCTGGCATGGCGGTTGCTTTCCCAAAAGGCAGTGAATTGGTTGATGAAGTCAATACCGTCCTCGCTGAAATGGAAGAGAGCGGCAAACTCGATGAACTAAAAGACAAATGGCTCACAGACGAGCAGTAA
- a CDS encoding amino acid ABC transporter permease: MNLDFSQIVPYIPFMLEGIWVTLKFVFFAIILGSILGTVLALFKIGSAKPLKWFADAYTSIFRGTPLILQLMIIYYSIPQLTGYDISPFLSAILAFGLNSSAYISEIIRAGIQAVDKGQLEAAQALGVPYGAMMKDIILPQALKNILPALMNEFITLTKESAIVSTIGYLDLMRRAQVVGADLFRNFEPLLFVGLIYWCLVMGLTVIGRMVERRLKLSD; this comes from the coding sequence ATGAATCTTGATTTTTCACAAATCGTCCCGTATATTCCCTTCATGCTCGAAGGGATTTGGGTGACGTTAAAATTCGTCTTTTTCGCGATCATTCTCGGATCCATCCTTGGAACCGTGCTTGCGCTGTTTAAGATCGGTTCTGCTAAACCGCTGAAATGGTTCGCTGATGCTTATACGTCGATTTTTCGCGGAACACCGCTTATCTTGCAGCTGATGATCATTTATTACTCGATTCCTCAATTGACCGGCTATGACATCTCGCCGTTTCTATCCGCAATTCTTGCGTTCGGGTTGAACTCCTCCGCTTATATTTCGGAAATCATCCGCGCCGGCATCCAAGCGGTCGACAAAGGCCAGCTCGAAGCAGCACAGGCTCTTGGCGTCCCGTACGGCGCGATGATGAAAGACATCATCTTGCCGCAAGCGCTGAAGAATATCCTGCCTGCCTTGATGAATGAATTCATCACCTTGACGAAAGAATCCGCCATCGTCTCGACGATCGGCTACTTGGACTTGATGCGCCGCGCCCAAGTGGTCGGGGCAGACTTGTTCCGCAACTTTGAGCCGCTATTGTTTGTCGGCCTGATCTATTGGTGCCTGGTCATGGGCTTGACGGTAATCGGGCGCATGGTCGAAAGGAGATTGAAGCTTAGTGATTGA
- a CDS encoding amino acid ABC transporter ATP-binding protein yields MIDVQALSKKFGDNLVLSDITTSIQKGEVVAIIGPSGSGKSTFLRCLNLLETPSSGSIEINGKNLTASKKEIHKIRQQIGMVFQHFHLFPHMTVRENLMYAPMKAKGVKKYDAEEKARQLLERVGLAQKADAYPNSLSGGQKQRVAIARALAMEPELMLFDEPTSALDPEMVKEVLEVMKDLAKSGMTMIIVTHEMGFAREVADRVLFLDHGVLVEEGEPESFFKHPASERARDFLDKVL; encoded by the coding sequence GTGATTGATGTACAAGCCTTATCGAAAAAATTCGGAGACAACCTCGTATTGAGCGATATTACAACCAGCATCCAAAAAGGCGAAGTCGTTGCGATCATCGGCCCGTCCGGCTCCGGCAAATCGACTTTTCTGCGCTGCTTGAATTTACTGGAGACACCGAGCTCGGGAAGCATCGAAATCAACGGCAAGAACTTGACCGCCTCCAAAAAAGAGATTCACAAAATCCGCCAGCAAATCGGCATGGTGTTCCAGCACTTTCACCTCTTCCCTCATATGACGGTGAGAGAGAATTTGATGTATGCCCCGATGAAAGCGAAAGGCGTCAAAAAATACGATGCCGAAGAAAAGGCGCGTCAATTGCTCGAGCGCGTCGGCCTGGCGCAAAAAGCCGATGCCTACCCGAACAGCTTGTCCGGCGGCCAGAAGCAGCGTGTCGCGATTGCACGCGCACTCGCGATGGAACCGGAACTCATGCTGTTCGACGAGCCGACCTCTGCACTCGACCCGGAAATGGTCAAGGAAGTGCTGGAAGTCATGAAAGATCTTGCGAAATCCGGCATGACGATGATTATCGTCACGCATGAGATGGGCTTTGCCCGGGAAGTCGCAGACCGCGTCTTGTTTTTGGACCACGGCGTCCTTGTCGAAGAAGGCGAGCCTGAAAGCTTTTTCAAACATCCAGCGAGCGAACGCGCACGCGATTTCTTGGATAAAGTACTATAA
- a CDS encoding serine hydrolase, translating to MAAVEMAIRELIGESSGRVSVAIKFRSSRVYMNSEAPMRAASTIKLALLFEACRQIANGTLSGDRKIAFGDKPTGGAGVLDHLPSLKELALWDVLTLMIIVSDNTASNAVLELLGKDAVNQACNALDLQNTRIERKFMDFQAAEKGLDNRTSASDMVCLLEAFLMQGVLPERERKRAMEILGNQQSRKLTAAIEEEEVQFYGKTGELAGLQADVGVFGEGENVAIAAVFVEGAGNPLEARHLIANIGLLIHQQMKSAT from the coding sequence GTGGCAGCAGTGGAAATGGCGATAAGAGAATTGATAGGCGAGTCTTCAGGCCGTGTCAGTGTGGCGATAAAATTTCGGTCAAGCCGAGTGTATATGAATAGCGAGGCCCCGATGCGCGCAGCGAGTACAATCAAATTGGCCCTGTTATTCGAAGCGTGCCGGCAAATCGCAAATGGCACGCTATCGGGCGACCGGAAAATTGCATTCGGGGACAAGCCGACTGGAGGAGCAGGCGTGCTGGACCATCTGCCATCACTTAAAGAATTAGCCTTATGGGATGTATTGACCTTGATGATTATCGTTTCCGATAATACCGCCTCGAATGCGGTGCTGGAGTTGCTTGGGAAAGATGCCGTTAACCAGGCGTGCAACGCGCTGGATTTGCAAAATACACGAATCGAACGGAAATTCATGGATTTCCAAGCGGCTGAAAAAGGGCTTGATAACCGGACCAGTGCAAGCGATATGGTTTGTCTATTGGAAGCTTTCCTGATGCAAGGCGTCTTGCCGGAGCGGGAGCGAAAACGGGCCATGGAAATATTGGGCAATCAGCAAAGCCGCAAACTGACTGCGGCAATCGAGGAAGAGGAAGTGCAGTTTTACGGCAAAACCGGTGAACTGGCTGGCCTGCAGGCGGATGTCGGGGTTTTTGGGGAAGGAGAAAATGTCGCCATCGCTGCGGTTTTCGTGGAAGGGGCGGGTAATCCACTGGAAGCCCGTCATTTGATCGCGAACATCGGGCTCTTAATCCATCAACAGATGAAATCGGCCACTTAA
- a CDS encoding LLM class flavin-dependent oxidoreductase → MTQKTFQQIPVAVLDLAPVNEGSNATESFANSVELAQHVEKLGFNRYWLAEHHNMPGIGSSATSVLIGHIAGKTNSIRVGSGGVMLPNHAPLVIAEQFGTLASLYPDRIDLGLGRAPGSDQATAYALRRTLHSTGDEFPQQVMELENYFSDKPVGRVKAYPGTGMDIPLWLLGSSGFSAQLAAQKGLPFSFASHFAPDFTMQALQLYHQNFKPSAALKSPYAMVGVSLIVADTQERAEWLATSSQQQMFALMKGEPTTFQPPIDDLGSVWTPREIVMFRDKLKSESMIVGTPEVVREKLEAFVSKTRANEVIVNSPIFYQEDRLHSYSLLAEMME, encoded by the coding sequence ATGACACAAAAAACATTTCAGCAGATTCCTGTGGCGGTGCTCGATTTGGCGCCAGTCAATGAAGGCAGCAACGCAACGGAATCATTTGCAAATAGCGTAGAACTTGCGCAGCACGTAGAGAAACTTGGATTTAACCGCTACTGGCTGGCGGAGCACCACAATATGCCAGGCATCGGCAGCTCGGCAACGTCTGTGTTGATCGGGCATATCGCCGGAAAAACCAACTCGATCCGCGTCGGTTCAGGCGGCGTCATGCTACCAAACCACGCACCTTTGGTCATTGCGGAGCAATTCGGGACGCTCGCGTCATTGTATCCGGACCGCATCGACCTCGGCCTTGGCCGTGCGCCTGGCAGTGACCAGGCGACTGCTTATGCTTTGCGCCGTACGCTACACAGCACAGGCGATGAATTCCCACAGCAAGTGATGGAATTGGAGAATTATTTCTCCGATAAACCGGTCGGCCGTGTCAAAGCGTACCCGGGAACTGGCATGGACATTCCGCTCTGGCTGCTCGGTTCGAGCGGGTTCAGCGCACAACTCGCCGCGCAAAAAGGCTTGCCGTTTTCATTCGCGAGCCATTTCGCGCCGGACTTCACGATGCAGGCGCTGCAATTGTACCACCAAAACTTCAAGCCATCTGCCGCTTTGAAAAGCCCGTATGCAATGGTTGGCGTGTCACTGATTGTGGCTGATACGCAGGAGCGTGCAGAATGGCTCGCCACTTCTTCGCAACAGCAGATGTTCGCATTGATGAAAGGCGAACCGACGACTTTCCAACCGCCGATTGATGATCTTGGCTCGGTATGGACGCCGCGTGAAATTGTCATGTTCCGGGATAAACTGAAATCCGAATCGATGATTGTCGGCACGCCAGAAGTGGTGCGCGAGAAGCTTGAAGCATTTGTCTCGAAAACCCGCGCCAACGAAGTCATTGTCAATTCACCGATTTTCTATCAGGAAGACCGCCTGCATTCATATTCGTTGCTTGCGGAAATGATGGAATAA
- a CDS encoding HAD family hydrolase, producing MIQAVLFDLDGTLLNRDASVVSFIDDQYERMHGSLGHIPKDVYAERFIELDRRGYVWKDRVYAQLIQEFDIEQTTVELLLEDYLTHFRFHCHPFDGLQATLESLKQQGVKLGIISNGKGKFQMDNIKALGIEKWFDVILISESENLRKPDPRIFERAMARLNVLPSHSLFVGDHPTTDVEAAKNAGMIGVWKKDAGWNEAAADYAIDELDEVNRIVQELNA from the coding sequence ATGATTCAAGCGGTGCTGTTTGATTTGGATGGGACCTTGCTCAATCGGGATGCTTCAGTGGTGTCGTTTATCGACGATCAATACGAACGGATGCATGGATCTCTCGGGCATATTCCAAAGGACGTGTATGCCGAGCGCTTTATTGAATTGGACAGGCGGGGCTATGTGTGGAAAGACCGGGTCTATGCCCAGTTGATCCAGGAATTTGACATCGAACAGACAACGGTGGAACTTTTATTGGAAGATTATCTCACCCATTTTCGTTTCCATTGCCATCCTTTCGATGGCCTTCAAGCAACGCTGGAGAGCTTGAAACAACAAGGGGTGAAGCTAGGTATCATCTCAAATGGCAAAGGAAAGTTCCAGATGGATAATATTAAAGCCTTGGGAATCGAGAAGTGGTTTGATGTGATCTTAATTTCTGAAAGCGAGAATTTAAGAAAGCCCGATCCGCGGATTTTTGAAAGAGCGATGGCCCGCTTGAATGTCTTGCCCTCCCACAGTTTGTTTGTCGGGGATCATCCAACGACGGATGTAGAGGCCGCTAAAAATGCCGGCATGATCGGGGTATGGAAGAAAGATGCTGGGTGGAATGAAGCCGCGGCGGATTACGCTATAGATGAGTTGGACGAAGTGAATAGGATCGTCCAAGAGTTAAATGCATAA
- a CDS encoding histidine phosphatase family protein: MTKIYIIRHCAASGQEPGAELTETGMAQAVELSGFLSELGIERIVSSPYTRAVQSIAPLAEALAVEIETDERLKERVLSSGNLTDWFERLKSTFDDHDLVLEGGESSRQALDRISQVVGELEKSGQTAAIVTHGNIMALLLSRYVEGFGFEGWRALSNPDVFVLTDTPDGKSGERLWNEESR; this comes from the coding sequence GTGACGAAGATTTACATCATCAGGCATTGTGCCGCTTCTGGACAGGAGCCGGGGGCAGAGCTTACGGAAACCGGAATGGCACAAGCTGTAGAATTAAGCGGATTTTTGAGTGAGCTGGGGATCGAGCGGATTGTCTCGAGCCCGTATACGCGAGCCGTCCAATCGATCGCACCGTTAGCAGAAGCGTTGGCTGTAGAAATCGAAACCGACGAGCGTTTGAAAGAACGGGTCTTGAGTTCAGGAAATCTTACGGATTGGTTCGAGCGCTTGAAGAGCACATTCGATGACCACGATCTTGTGCTTGAAGGCGGCGAATCCAGCAGACAGGCACTGGACCGTATTTCACAAGTCGTGGGCGAGCTTGAAAAAAGTGGCCAAACAGCAGCAATCGTTACCCACGGTAATATTATGGCCTTGCTTCTGTCGCGTTATGTAGAGGGCTTCGGATTTGAAGGATGGCGTGCTTTAAGCAATCCGGATGTGTTTGTTTTAACTGATACGCCAGATGGAAAGAGCGGGGAACGATTGTGGAATGAGGAATCTCGATGA